CGTCGTGAATTAATCCATTATAAAGTTGATAAATACTAGTGTTTTTCATTATAAATTTTTTAGAACCATTTAATCGTTTCCATTTACAAAGAAACGAGTGAAAAAAAAGGTGCCAAATGACTCAGGTCATAGTGGTGTGCAATACTTTCTGCCTTTTTTCGTCGTCATCCAATCAATAAAATTGATAATCTAAAAATTACAGATTACAATATGACGAGTCGAAAGGTTGCTAGGTGGAGGTAAAAATTGACCTTATCTGAAGTGATGGTACCTTTTGCACCCATCAGTATCCCAATATGCTTTTAAAAAATTTACTGCCAATCTTACATATTTTAAAGATTCATAGAGTTATGATACGTGACAATTATCATTTTAATGGAATTCAAAAAAGAATTTCTAAGCGTTCTCGGCTACCGATAAAAGTGGTTAGTTTCTAATTTTTAAGGTGTCACTAATAACTCTAATTTCTACATCCTGATAGAAGTCATTTTGATATTTCAATCCAATCGTTACTTTGGCCAAAAAGTTTGGTTATGCATACTTCTGAAATTCACCCGTTACCGAAAGAGATTTTTGAATCATTAATAGAAACCCACGCACTGCATTGTGTTTCTATCTATCTTCCCATGGATAAAAAGGGACAGGAACAAAACTTACATCTAGCACAAGGCTTTCTTAAAAAGTGTATTAACGAAGTACGGGATACGTTGACGCAACATCAAATGCATATTGATGAAATTAACAAACATCTCGATCCCGTAGCACAACTTCTGGACAGAGTGGATTTTTGGCGAAACCCCTCAGACGGACTAGCCATTTTTTTAAACCCTAAAGATGGGATGCAGTATTTTAAGGTCCCAATTTCTTTCGAGGTGAAAACCTATGTCTCCAGCCATTACTATTTAAAACCATTATTGCCATTATACCATAATGTGGGTATGTATTACCTATTGGAACTCAGCCAAGATTATGTAAAATTGTACGAAGCATCTAGGTTTCATTTCAAAGATGTATACGTTGAAGATTTTGCCCCTAAGCGCCTAGAAGAAGCGGTAGGTTTTGATCACAAGCCAAAAATGTTGCAGTTTAGAACTGGGCAAAATGTGCATAGCGCTGGTTCATTTCATGGGCATGGCGAAGGTAAAGATGACGAAAGAAAAGAACTAGTGACCTTCTTCAGGGCCGTTGACAAAGGTGTGAAAAAAGTGATTGGGCACAAAAATGTTCCCTTGGTATTGGTTTGTGTAGACCATTTATTCGATATCTATAAAGACGCCAGTACGTATCCAGAACTTCATCCAGAGAATTTGGGAGGCGATCCGGAATTTAGAGGTAAAACCAGTTTGCACGAAGCATCTTGGAATTTGATGGAAAAGCATTTTACAAAGCACCAATCCCAGAAGGCACTACAATTTAACGAGCTTTATCATACTCAGAAGACCTCTTACGAAATAGATGATATTCTCAACGCTGCCTTACATGGAAAGGTCGATACCCTCTTCATTGCTGATGAAGACGATATCTTCGGCACTTATGATTTTGAAAATAACAAGATTATAACCGATGACGAAAAGGACTTAAGCAATACCTCATTGACCAATTTGGCAGCGATAGAAGCCTTTAAGAGAGGTGGCAAAGTCTATGTTTTGCCCTCAAATGAAATGCCATTAAAAGAGAGTTCTATGAATGCGGTTTTTAGGTATTGAACGGCCCCACCCCATGTATTACAAATTGATAGTCTGAAAGTCATAAATACTGACACAGGTCATTGTAATAATTTGTTGTCTTCTTTAAATTCTGGGTGCTGGTTACGAATAAATCTGAATCAAAATAATACACTCATGCACTTAGAAGTTGAAAAATCTAAGAAACACAAAAGGAGGCCTATTAAAAAAGCCTTGGAAACTCCACGTTCGCAAATCACAGTCGAGGGACTATCGTTACAACATTTGTTTAAAAATAGTCTTAGAGGTTTGGGTCACCTGTTAAGTCCCGGAGCATGTAGTTCGGCTAAACATTATGATTGCACAATGAAAATTCAGGTAACGGCGGAGAATAGTAAAGATTTGCTGCTCAATTTTTTGACCGAAATATTGGCATTGACCCACAAGCACCATACTATTTTTTGCACCATGTATGCCGAAGAAATTACCGAAAGCAAAATTGTCGCACAAGTTTATGGCACTTGGTTCAAGAATTTTGACATGAAAATAAAATCTATAGCCAAATCAAAATGTTATATCAACAGAAAAGAGGACTTTTCATATACAGGTACCATTGTCTTTGAATTAGGAGATATGATCACGCCAATTCCAACTTCATAAAAACCTGTAGTCTGTCTTTTCTTTATGGGTTAACGTAGTGTATTAAACACCCGTCAGACTGACTCAAGTCATTGTAATGGGTAAAGCAATGCTCTAGCTTTGAGCTATTCAATTTGTATACTATGAGAATTAATTAAAAATAACTTAAATATTTGATCATGACAAAACTAGTATTAGGTCTATTAGCCTTGGGCTTGACCATCCCAGCCAGTGCTCAAATCATAAAAACAGAACAGCTTTCTGAAGTGGTGGTGTATGCAACCAATTATAAGTATTTACAGAATGTGAATACCGAGGAAGTAGCTTCGGTACCGGTAGAATTATTGGAACGCAAAGTAGCGGCCTTTAACCTTAAAGATTCCGAATATTACGAAGATGATTGGGGTGTTTATAGTATCAACTTTTACATACCCAATGGCAGAATTCTAGCAGCTTACGATAGTGAAGGCAAATTATTACGAACGGCCGAAAGGTTTAAAAACGTCAAATTGCCCAAAGCCGTTAAAAAAGCAGTTTCAGACCGTTATCCGGGATGGAAAATTACAAAAGATGTTTATCTGGTCAATTATAACGAGGATAGAGGAGTGACGAAGAAATACAAGATTAAATTGAAAAATGGGGATGATATCGTGCGCGTCAAAATGAATGAAAAAGGCGAATATCTTTAAGGAAACATACTCATTTAGTATATAAAACGAATCAATTCATTTTAAAAAGTCATTGAGGAGAAGGTGATTCCAACCACAGTTTTGAGGTTATCATTTAACGTATTATGCAAGAAGGTTTCTAGACTATTAATCACATCAGATCAGTTTAAGCGCGTAATCTTCAATTAAATGTTACTTGTGAAATGGATTAGGTTCATGGTTAAAATCACTTTGGTTAATATAGGAAATTGACCATTGTCCAATTTAATGAGAGATAAGTAAATTTTAAACAAAGGACTTTATGTTACAAACAGAAATTTTTGATAAAAATGTCGAAGCTTACGAACACTGGTATGAAGAGTACCCTGAGGTCTATCAATCAGAGATAGATGCCATAAGGGAACAGTTACAGAAATTGCCGGAGAACATAAGAGGTATTGAAGTGGGTTTGGGCACGGGAAGGTTTGCTCTTCCCTTAGGTATAAAGGAAGGCGTTGAACCTTCTGAAGCCATGGCCAAAAAAGCTATAAATAGGGGGATCGAGGTCATAGATGGAACAGCGGAGAGGCTACCCTATGGCGATTTGCATTTTGATTTTGTGCTTTTCGTAACTATTTGCCACCTAGAAAATATGAAGAATGCGCTAGCAGAAGCCCATAGGGTATTAAAGCATAAGGGGTGCGTTATAATAGCGTTTTTGGATAAAGACCAAAGTGTAGCAAAACAATATATCGAAAAACGCCATCGCAGTACTTTCTTTGCAAAAGCAAATTTTTATACTGTTGACCGAATTCAGAGATTACTAAAAGAGTTCGGATTTAAGGATTTGGAATTCAATCAGACTCTTTTTGGCGATTTGGATACAATTAAGGAAGTGCAACTACCGAAGCAGGGTTTCGGAGAGGGTTCTTTTGTTGTCGTGAAAGCGACCAAAAAATGAAAATCGAATACCTTCCCCATACTGCTGATATCCGGATGAAAATTGAGGGTTCCCATTTGGAGGAATTGTTTCGGGCAGGAGTA
This sequence is a window from Maribacter aestuarii. Protein-coding genes within it:
- a CDS encoding class I SAM-dependent methyltransferase yields the protein MLQTEIFDKNVEAYEHWYEEYPEVYQSEIDAIREQLQKLPENIRGIEVGLGTGRFALPLGIKEGVEPSEAMAKKAINRGIEVIDGTAERLPYGDLHFDFVLFVTICHLENMKNALAEAHRVLKHKGCVIIAFLDKDQSVAKQYIEKRHRSTFFAKANFYTVDRIQRLLKEFGFKDLEFNQTLFGDLDTIKEVQLPKQGFGEGSFVVVKATKK
- a CDS encoding nicotinate-nucleotide adenylyltransferase — protein: MTKLVLGLLALGLTIPASAQIIKTEQLSEVVVYATNYKYLQNVNTEEVASVPVELLERKVAAFNLKDSEYYEDDWGVYSINFYIPNGRILAAYDSEGKLLRTAERFKNVKLPKAVKKAVSDRYPGWKITKDVYLVNYNEDRGVTKKYKIKLKNGDDIVRVKMNEKGEYL
- a CDS encoding archease; this translates as MHLEVEKSKKHKRRPIKKALETPRSQITVEGLSLQHLFKNSLRGLGHLLSPGACSSAKHYDCTMKIQVTAENSKDLLLNFLTEILALTHKHHTIFCTMYAEEITESKIVAQVYGTWFKNFDMKIKSIAKSKCYINRKEDFSYTGTIVFELGDMITPIPTS